The proteins below come from a single Xenopus tropicalis strain Nigerian chromosome 9, UCB_Xtro_10.0, whole genome shotgun sequence genomic window:
- the cd28 gene encoding T-cell-specific surface glycoprotein CD28 precursor, which yields MCLWMAFLLSCITVTECTDSSETQQQVVLVAVKQIEITFPSNFKDNKESRVSLLRGVKKSITVCSGSFNSSYQSFESNAYQSIRCIGIPTENKITFHLSGLTENHTDIYFFRKEDMYPPPYTCYQDNGTVIHVKELVAPVKDPLPQPQWPLLVAIGVMAAYSLTITAAFFYILKKGRRTRVLQSEYINVVPRRPKCHQPYAPAPVHCRPR from the exons ATTCATCAGAAACACAACAGCAAGTTGTTCTTGTAGCAGTGAAACAAATTGAGATAACATTTCCCAGCAACTTTAAAGATAACAAAGAATCCCGGGTGTCATTGCTCAGAGGGGTAAAAAAGTCCATAACTGTCTGTAGTGGATCCTTCAACTCCTCCTATCAGTCATTTGAGTCTAATGCTTACCAGTCCATAAGGTGCATTGGCATTCCTACTGAAAACAAGATCACCTTTCATCTGTCAGGCCTGACTGAGAATCACACAGACATTTATTTTTTCCGCAAAGAGGACATGTATCCACCCCCTTATACCTGTTATCAAGACAATGGCACTGTCATTCATGTTAAAG AGTTAGTCGCTCCAGTAAAGGACCCATTACCACAACCTCAATGGCCACTGCTGGTTGCTATTGGAGTCATGGCAGCATACAGCCTCACTATTACTGCAGCATTCTTTTACATTTTG AAAAAAGGACGGAGAACAAGGGTGCTACAAAGTGAATACATCAATGTGGTACCACGAAGGCCAAAGTGTCATCAGCCTTATGCTCCTGCCCCTGTCCACTGTCGCCCTCGCTGA